The Alnus glutinosa chromosome 10, dhAlnGlut1.1, whole genome shotgun sequence DNA window ATTGCACAAATTATTTTGGAACAACTTCACTTGTTATTCTTGATTTTCaccacttttacaatcatacccataaactttaataaatattaatttagtgtattcatctttcaaatttttttaattttactatttctttaaaattttccgttaaattctaattgaggggtgtcaaaattcttaaaatataatactcttatttttttttagaaaaaaggttaaaaaaaaaaagagtgaaaaaaattGCACTGATTGAAGTgttggtcaggatttaacaaaatttacaaaaatattcatgctttaatctttgaaaaaaaattacatatatatattaaaaatgatattttaagaattttgaccaaatttaacgaaaaatcttaatAAATGAGTGAcattgaaatattaaaaaacaaataatttaaattgaaatattgaaatatAAGTGATTCAATttcttaaaataagaaaaatttaaaaaaaattacaaaaaataagtcaTAGCAGTTGCCCTATTTTAGAGATCCATCCTTGGGTGTAGCTAcccaatatattattttaataataataaaaaaaaacgcctctctctctctctgattctctctcCTTTTAGGCTTCACGGCTCCACGCATCCTCAACCTCCAGAACTGCATCTCCTTCACACATCCTTCACGGCATCACGCATCCTCATCGAATTACCTTTCCCGATCAGCGTATCTGTTCTCTTGCAGGTTATTACAAACTGGCATATCTCAAATACCCGAATAAAAAATCAGCTCAAAAATTCAGAATCCCCAATAGACTTTGAGGGGTAGCTCCAGACTCCAGTGACGCCCTCCTCCTAGAAAGAGACAACACATGATTCAGAAAATGGAGGAATGAAACAGAGGAGATAAAAGGCGTATATGAGAAAATCAGCTGCAGCTTGGATTACTGGGAGGTTCTTGAGGGAGCGATCTTTTCCGTCAAAATCAAGCTCCTCAGTATCAACGGGACTGGAATGAGAGGCAGGCGAAGGATCGATAGCTTGATCTCAACCTCCATGGGAGGCTGGCTTTCAAAGCTTTCAAGAGAGCCTGGCTTCTTCATTTGGAATCAGGCacgagagagcgagagagagagagagagagagtgagagaaaaaaataaataaataaataaaaagtaaaaagtattattttaatgatagaGGGAAACATAAAGAGAAGCTATTGTAGAGTATTtttgtatagaaaaaaaaaaggtgatttgaatcctaaatttttcctaaattaaggaaaatggTAAGGAGTCTGCTGCTACTGCTCTTAGTCGTGTCTGTCTCGGCTTATGTggattattaatattaaaagcggttataaattagtttgtaagaaattttttacaacttaaatataaaaatgatgtgtcttttaaatatgtgagaagtacataattttttattaatgttattaaaaaagtaaatagtatgtgcttcttacatgccaatgacacatgtcaatcttacatgtgagttgtagaaaatttcttacaaattagtttgtagaaAAATTCTGTCCAAAGTTAAATATACTATGACCTTCGCAACTTACAGTCAATTTTTATAAAGCTCGACAAATTAACACGTGACATTTAGATTTAATAAATTATCATTTTGTTACAAATAAATTATGGTTTTGctagtttttaaaaataaccttCTTACTTTTagactaataaaataaaaaaattaaaatttcaagcaaattatttttatactaattgAACCTTATTCtatgtattttagtatttattaaaaaaaaaccatttttaaaagaatgataaaaaaaaaatagtttaattaGAACAAATTGATATTTTGATGAGTCTAAATATCGCATATGTCAATTTataaaactttataaaaaaacagCCTTTAGTTAAGGgccaaaatatatttaactCTTAAAACAATGATCATAAAGTTGACAAATTGTACACGAATTCTGTGTTTGTTGTGGCCTTCTCACATTAGTACTTTGAATTTGCAATGCTGTCTTTATCGTAACGTGGACAAAATAAAGTAACTTAACAACTGCTCATTTTGACTTTAGTTAAATCAAAAAATTGTTCACCTAACTTTCATATTTATAGAAAGATTTGACTACAAAGTTTCTATTTATGAgaaattatcattttatattttttgtattttcttttattttttttaaaaaaattaattattagatctaTATGACCTACAAGAACTCACATGTGAGCCCTTCAAATCCAATTGTtaatttaaagaacaaaaaaatctaTAAGAAATGTACAGAAAAATGTACATGTAACATGTTCCTAGAGCTTTATatgtaatttaaataattttaaaatacaaacaaatttattaaattaatgtaATTAAATCTCATAATTTAAAGTAATCAAATCATCATTTGTCAAGCATTTTTATCCTTATCACTTCACTAGTTTTTGGATAATTTTCAAAAGACAATACAAAAGTATGatgatattttattcttttatccaAATATCAGTTGAACGAGAACTTTCTGGGAGAGCAAATATGCACGTGTCAAATGCAATAATTGAACAAGAAGCAATTAAAGATAGGATTTATGTATAAGTCTACGGGCTTtattcactctcaaaagacgccttgaaaGAGGAGGaggtgtccatggcttataaagtctacaagacaaggatctcttaacaatgtgggacactttaacactccctctcacgtgtggcatctttggtcaaacacgtgttcaacaacgGAAGGGAAAGGCCCATCATTGTcaaccatgtaaaagtccatgggccttacatggtattagagcaggttTCTTTGACAATGATGGACctttccctcccgttgttgaacacgtgtttggccaaataTGTCACACGTGAgagggcgtgttaaagtgtcccacattgctaagagatccttgtcttatagactttataagccatggacatcatttttctctcaaggtgtcttttgagagtgagtaaggcccataaATTTTTACAATTTAAACCATTCCACAGTTATTAATTAGGAAATGGACATGAAACTTGTGTCTAGAGCTTAGGAGTGAACCAATTTGGCTACAAATTCTTCAATGTTCTTATCAGAACTTCCACCCTCGCTTCTTTGGCCATTTTCCTCAATTTTATGGCATTTTTCTTTATCTCTTTTCCTCTCTTCCCCTCCATTATTTCTCTGATGCAATGTTCTGCTGCTTCTCGACTGACTAACCCTTTCTCATCAACTGGAGCTTTCAGTCTCATCTTCCAAAAATCCATAATATACTGGGCATTTGTGGGTTGGTCTGTCCATTGTGGCACTGCGACGATCGGAAAGCCGCAGGTGAGGGCCTCCAGAGTAGAGTTCAACCCACAATGGGTCATAAAGCATCCCACCGACTCGTGAGTTAAGACCTCCAGCTGAAGACACCAACGAACCACTATTTCCTTCTCCGACATCTCCTCCACGAAGTTTTTTGGGAGCTTTTCCTCTTCAGATACCCTGACAAGTGACAACCCACAAGAAGTAACTGTTGCTCATTCTCAATCCCCAAGCTAGTTCAACCATTTGCTTAACTTCAAatcaatttgtaggaaatttcaacCCACATATGAGAGTggcatgtgtcctttaaacatgtgagaaatacatgtttttttaattaatgctattaaaaaagcatgtgagaagcacatgctattaaaacaacatgtgcttctcacatgccgaTGGACACATATccatcttatatgtgagttgtatgaaattttctacaaattgatTTGTTGAAAATTTCTACAAATTGATTTGTTGAAAATTTCTGTTCCCCCTAAAAATGGATAAGGGAGATGTTGTCGCATCTTCTAATTTGCCATGTGACATGCCAAAACGATACAATGTATCCAATTCTTCTTGTCTACATCAGATCCAatctatcaaaaaaagaaaaaaagaaaaaaaagaagacaaccccccccccccccccccaaaaaaaaaaaaaaaaaaaaaaaaaaaaaacttgctagTGATAGAAACTCCGAAGATTCGTTGGAAAGCCCTTTGCATGGTTCTATCAAGGTCAATTGGGATTCTGTGGTGGATAGACATCAAATAAAAATAGGTATTAGTGTTGTTATTAGAGATAGTATGAGTGAGGTACTGCCTATGTTATCTGAACCAAAAATTACATAATTGCTCTAGACGTGACAATTTAATCTTGTTAGTCGTAATTTAAATGGTGCAGCTCATAGACTAGATAAGGAAGCATTATACTTCAATGAGAAGCATCGTTTTCTTGAGGAAACCCCCAGTGTatttcaaatattattattgttgagtGCTATACTTAAATAAGGcttatttataaaattgtgTTCGAttctattagaaaaaaaaaaatacgctCTGTTTCACTCATTGAGTAATAAAAGTGTCAaatcatattaaaataaaaatgcgtATTCATATCcattataaattaatatttaaaaagggggaaaaagtaaacaaaaacaaaaaagattgaAGGCTActagaaattttatttatttttgtaagtaagGCCTGGGATTTTCCAAAGGTTGtgtccaggaaaaaaaaataaaaaaaaatgaagctatatatataattatatataatatgccATATTCGGTCCGATGAATGAAACTCCGGATCTCCGATGGATGATTTCGTGACGATTATGATGTGTTTTCTACTTGTCTTTTTTTCTCACAAAAAGCTGAAAACATTCACGTGAGTTGTGACTGAAATATCCAAAATTTCTCTATTGTGTCCGACTGGACTTGACCACgatgtattaattaattaagagcaCCATTTTTGCTAATTAAAacgtatcatttttttttttttttttgagaaacttCAGTTAACCTAGCTTCTTACACCTTgattat harbors:
- the LOC133878787 gene encoding UDP-glycosyltransferase 74C1-like encodes the protein MDMRFQDREDRLQDLRLWLRNCIIVHRVSEEEKLPKNFVEEMSEKEIVVRWCLQLEVLTHESVGCFMTHCGLNSTLEALTCGFPIVAVPQWTDQPTNAQYIMDFWKMRLKAPVDEKGLVSREAAEHCIREIMEGKRGKEIKKNAIKLRKMAKEARVEVLIRTLKNL